In Denitratisoma sp. DHT3, one DNA window encodes the following:
- a CDS encoding alpha/beta fold hydrolase codes for MTQQIVGPTSHHFFSHRLKLHYVDWGNEGAPPLLMIHGGYDHCRNWDWMAEDLRRDYHIIAPDLRGHGDSAWGVGGSYMLADFVYDIAQLLRHTGLRPVRIVGHSFGGFLSLLFAGTFPEMVSHLVAIDPFIHSPEQLQAQRDKPVAPQLIGWMDRLHQLSARQPRRYPTLEDALQRMRGENPHLSVEQARHLTIHGVNQNEDGSYSWKFDNYMRGMQPQLLTGPECMELWARIACPVLFLRGGESKFSDPEHNGALAHFRDARAVNLPGAGHWVHHDKLAPVLELTRTFLRC; via the coding sequence ATGACCCAACAAATCGTCGGCCCCACCTCCCACCATTTCTTCTCCCACCGCCTCAAGCTGCATTACGTCGATTGGGGCAACGAAGGCGCGCCGCCGCTGCTGATGATCCACGGCGGCTATGACCACTGCCGCAACTGGGACTGGATGGCCGAGGACCTGCGCCGGGACTACCACATCATCGCGCCGGACCTGCGCGGCCACGGCGATTCCGCATGGGGCGTCGGCGGCAGCTACATGCTGGCCGACTTCGTCTATGACATCGCCCAGCTGCTGCGGCATACCGGGCTGAGGCCGGTGCGCATCGTCGGTCATTCCTTCGGCGGTTTCCTCAGCCTGCTCTTCGCCGGCACCTTCCCGGAGATGGTGAGCCACCTGGTGGCGATCGATCCCTTCATCCATTCCCCGGAGCAGCTCCAGGCCCAGCGCGACAAGCCGGTGGCGCCCCAGCTGATCGGCTGGATGGACCGCCTGCACCAGCTGTCCGCCCGCCAGCCGCGCCGCTACCCGACGCTGGAGGACGCGCTGCAGCGGATGCGCGGCGAGAATCCCCACCTCTCGGTGGAGCAGGCGCGGCACCTGACGATTCATGGCGTGAACCAGAACGAGGACGGCAGCTACAGTTGGAAGTTCGACAACTACATGCGCGGCATGCAGCCCCAGTTGCTGACCGGTCCCGAGTGCATGGAGCTTTGGGCGCGCATCGCCTGTCCGGTCCTGTTCCTGCGCGGCGGCGAAAGCAAATTCTCCGATCCGGAGCATAACGGCGCGCTGGCGCACTTCCGCGATGCCCGCGCGGTGAATCTGCCCGGCGCCGGGCACTGGGTGCACCACGACAAGCTGGCGCCGGTGCTCGAACTGACCCGGACTTTTCTACGGTGTTGA